A single uncultured Methanolobus sp. DNA region contains:
- a CDS encoding phosphate uptake regulator PhoU translates to MDTRKVQITGKSTYVVTLPKKWAVRSKLEAGSHISIFYQEDGSLLLQPPGAKASKKTKKIKFNKELEHLKRDLVGLYIIGDHQTIEIVGDDIPAPARREIKDLCHRLVGLEMVEGDEKKIIIKNFLDTEDFTIEKGLKRMSSLVYLMLDELASVFEGNDKELCSHIISRDDDLDRMFLLVSKQHVDRLNLKKPSKHDKLSLVESFYYRLAANDIERIGDHISKISLHFSYITLPQEVLTILVDLCRECQTIFMDSTEALRESDSNIANNVLGREDVFNKMLISAAQMPTGDSIELIIDSFSRIKDYASNIAESAIDLSQL, encoded by the coding sequence ATGGATACAAGAAAAGTACAGATCACGGGAAAATCCACTTATGTGGTTACTCTTCCCAAGAAATGGGCAGTTCGCTCAAAACTGGAAGCCGGTTCCCATATTTCTATTTTCTACCAGGAAGATGGATCTTTGCTTCTTCAACCTCCCGGGGCTAAAGCTTCTAAGAAAACAAAAAAGATAAAATTCAACAAAGAACTGGAGCATCTAAAAAGAGATCTTGTTGGTCTGTATATTATAGGCGATCACCAGACAATAGAGATAGTCGGGGATGATATTCCGGCACCAGCACGCAGGGAAATAAAAGATCTCTGTCATCGTCTTGTGGGTCTGGAAATGGTTGAAGGTGATGAGAAGAAGATAATCATCAAGAATTTCCTGGATACTGAGGACTTTACAATTGAAAAAGGACTTAAGCGGATGTCTTCGCTCGTTTATCTGATGCTTGATGAACTGGCATCTGTTTTTGAGGGAAATGATAAGGAATTATGCAGTCATATAATATCCCGTGATGATGACCTTGACCGTATGTTCCTGCTGGTATCAAAGCAACATGTGGATCGTCTGAACCTCAAGAAACCTTCAAAACACGATAAACTAAGTCTTGTGGAGTCATTCTATTACCGCCTTGCAGCTAATGATATAGAACGAATTGGTGACCACATATCTAAAATATCATTGCATTTTTCTTACATTACACTGCCTCAGGAAGTGCTGACAATACTTGTTGACCTGTGCAGGGAGTGCCAGACAATCTTCATGGACAGTACAGAAGCTTTACGTGAATCTGACAGCAATATTGCAAATAATGTACTGGGAAGGGAAGATGTATTCAATAAAATGCTCATTAGCGCTGCCCAGATGCCAACCGGGGATTCCATTGAACTTATAATTGACAGTTTCAGCAGGATAAAGGATTATGCGTCAAATATTGCAGAGTCTGCTATCGATCTATCGCAATTATAG